A single window of Polaribacter sp. SA4-10 DNA harbors:
- the rpsK gene encoding 30S ribosomal protein S11, which translates to MAKASAKKRKVIIEATGEAHVTASFNNIIISLTNKKGDVISWSSAGKMGFRGSKKNTPYAAQLAAEDCAAPAKEAGLRKVKVYVKGPGNGRESAIRSLHNAGIEVTEIIDVTPIPHNGCRPPKRRRV; encoded by the coding sequence ATGGCAAAAGCAAGCGCAAAAAAACGTAAAGTAATAATAGAAGCTACTGGAGAAGCACATGTAACAGCATCTTTCAATAACATCATTATTTCTTTAACAAACAAAAAAGGTGATGTTATTTCTTGGTCATCTGCAGGTAAAATGGGTTTTAGAGGTTCTAAAAAGAATACTCCATATGCAGCTCAATTAGCAGCAGAAGACTGTGCAGCACCAGCTAAAGAAGCAGGTTTACGTAAAGTAAAAGTTTATGTAAAAGGACCAGGTAATGGTAGAGAATCTGCTATTAGATCATTACATAATGCAGGTATAGAAGTAACAGAAATTATTGATGTTACACCTATTCCTCATAATGGATGTCGTCCACCGAAGAGAAGAAGAGTATAA
- the rplF gene encoding 50S ribosomal protein L6, with protein MSRIGKNPVSISQGVDVSIKDNVVIVKGKLGELSQPISKGITVKIEDGIITLDRVSEIKDHKAQHGLMRALISNMIEGVSKGFTKDLELVGVGYRASNQGQKLDLALGFSHNIVLEIAPEVKIETVSQKGKNPIIKLSSFDKQLVGQIAAKIRSFRAPEPYKGKGVKFVGEILRRKAGKSA; from the coding sequence ATGAGTAGAATTGGAAAAAATCCCGTTAGCATTTCACAAGGTGTAGATGTTAGCATTAAAGACAATGTTGTAATTGTTAAAGGAAAATTAGGTGAGTTATCTCAACCAATTTCTAAAGGAATTACAGTAAAAATTGAAGATGGCATTATCACTTTAGATAGAGTGTCGGAAATTAAAGACCATAAAGCACAACATGGTTTAATGAGAGCTTTAATCTCAAATATGATTGAAGGTGTAAGCAAAGGTTTTACGAAAGATTTAGAATTGGTTGGTGTTGGTTATAGAGCATCTAATCAAGGACAAAAATTAGATTTAGCTTTAGGTTTCTCTCATAATATTGTTTTAGAAATAGCTCCAGAAGTTAAAATTGAAACAGTATCTCAGAAAGGGAAAAACCCAATCATTAAATTATCTTCTTTTGACAAACAGTTAGTTGGTCAAATAGCTGCAAAGATTCGTTCTTTCAGAGCTCCAGAGCCTTATAAAGGAAAAGGAGTTAAGTTTGTTGGTGAAATATTAAGAAGAAAAGCAGGTAAATCTGCATAA
- the secY gene encoding preprotein translocase subunit SecY, which yields MNFINTLKDIFKIEELKNKILLTIGLIAVYRFMAAVPLPGIDPLQLSALKESTSGGLLGLLNAFTGGAFARASVMALGIMPYISASIVVQLMGIAVPYLQKLQKDGESGRKKITQITRWLTIAITLVQAPTYITAIKTQFGLGPEAFLVSGATFWVSSIIILTAGTIFAMWLGERITDKGVGNGISLLITVGIIANFPAAFLQEFVAKTTNAGAGGIMMVLIEIIIWFVVILLTVLLVTAVRKIAVQYARRTVVGNIQNVAGSRDYIPLKLNAAGVMPIIFAQAIMFLPVALAQKFPAIASLQDNFGLWYNVIFAFLIVIFSFFYTAITIPTNKMAEDLKRSGGFIPGIRPGKDTADRLDSVLSRITFPGSLFLAALSILPAIVVQFGVQQSWAMFYGGTSLIIMVGVAIDTMQQINSYLLNRHYDGLMKAGNSNRKSNK from the coding sequence ATGAATTTTATTAATACACTAAAGGACATTTTCAAAATTGAAGAATTAAAAAACAAAATTCTTCTTACTATCGGTTTAATTGCTGTTTACCGTTTTATGGCTGCTGTTCCATTACCTGGAATAGATCCATTACAGCTTTCAGCATTAAAAGAAAGTACTTCTGGGGGTCTTTTAGGATTATTGAATGCATTTACAGGAGGAGCATTTGCTAGAGCTTCAGTTATGGCTCTTGGTATTATGCCTTATATTTCTGCATCGATTGTAGTTCAGTTAATGGGGATTGCGGTTCCGTATTTACAGAAATTACAAAAAGATGGAGAAAGTGGACGAAAAAAAATTACACAAATTACAAGATGGTTAACTATAGCTATTACGTTAGTGCAAGCACCAACGTATATTACTGCTATTAAAACGCAATTTGGTTTAGGACCAGAAGCTTTTTTAGTAAGTGGAGCTACTTTTTGGGTATCATCTATCATTATTTTAACTGCAGGAACAATTTTTGCAATGTGGTTAGGAGAACGAATTACTGATAAAGGAGTTGGTAATGGTATTTCATTATTAATTACTGTTGGTATTATCGCAAACTTTCCAGCTGCATTTTTACAAGAATTTGTTGCAAAAACAACAAATGCTGGTGCTGGTGGAATTATGATGGTTCTAATTGAAATTATTATTTGGTTTGTAGTAATTTTATTAACTGTATTATTGGTTACTGCTGTTCGAAAGATTGCAGTGCAATATGCAAGAAGAACAGTTGTAGGAAATATACAGAATGTTGCAGGTTCAAGAGATTATATCCCTTTGAAATTAAATGCAGCAGGTGTAATGCCAATTATCTTTGCACAAGCAATTATGTTTTTACCAGTTGCCTTAGCTCAGAAATTTCCAGCAATTGCAAGTTTACAAGATAATTTTGGTTTATGGTATAATGTTATATTTGCATTCTTAATTGTCATTTTTAGTTTTTTCTATACTGCTATTACTATTCCAACGAATAAAATGGCTGAGGATTTAAAAAGAAGTGGCGGTTTTATACCAGGAATAAGACCAGGTAAAGACACGGCAGATAGATTAGATAGTGTATTGTCTAGAATTACGTTCCCAGGATCGTTATTTTTAGCTGCTTTATCAATATTACCAGCAATTGTAGTTCAGTTTGGAGTACAACAAAGTTGGGCAATGTTTTATGGTGGAACATCATTAATTATCATGGTAGGTGTAGCAATTGACACCATGCAGCAAATAAATTCGTATTTATTAAATCGTCATTATGATGGATTAATGAAAGCGGGTAACAGCAACAGAAAATCGAATAAATAA
- the ykgO gene encoding type B 50S ribosomal protein L36 has product MKVRASVKKRSADCKIVRRKGRLYVINKQNPRFKQRQG; this is encoded by the coding sequence ATGAAAGTTAGAGCATCAGTTAAAAAGAGGAGTGCCGACTGCAAAATAGTGCGCAGAAAAGGTAGATTATACGTAATTAATAAACAAAATCCTAGATTTAAACAAAGACAAGGGTAA
- the rplX gene encoding 50S ribosomal protein L24, with translation MKKFKIKTGDTVKVIAGTSKNSEGKVLQIIKDKDRVLVEGANLVSKHTKPSAQNPQGGIVKKEASIHISNVMLVEDGVAVRVGYKVDGDTKTRISKKTKK, from the coding sequence ATGAAAAAGTTCAAAATTAAGACAGGAGATACTGTAAAGGTAATTGCAGGAACAAGCAAAAATTCTGAAGGTAAAGTTTTACAAATCATTAAAGATAAAGATAGAGTATTGGTAGAAGGTGCTAACTTAGTTTCTAAGCACACTAAACCTAGCGCTCAAAATCCTCAAGGTGGTATTGTTAAAAAAGAAGCATCTATTCATATATCTAATGTAATGTTAGTTGAAGATGGTGTAGCTGTAAGAGTAGGTTATAAAGTTGATGGAGATACTAAAACTAGAATCTCTAAAAAAACTAAAAAATAA
- the rplE gene encoding 50S ribosomal protein L5, translating into MSYIPRLKAEYKERVVKALVEEFSYKNVMQVPKLEKIVLSKGVGAAIADKKLIDYAVEELTKITGQKAISTMSKKDVAAFKLRKGMPIGVKVTLRGDKMYEFLDRLVTASLPRVRDFNGIKANGFDGRGNYNLGITEQIIYPEINIDQVKKINGMDITFVTSAATDKEAKSLLGELGLPFKKN; encoded by the coding sequence ATGAGTTACATACCAAGATTAAAAGCGGAATACAAAGAGAGAGTTGTTAAAGCTCTTGTTGAAGAATTCAGCTATAAGAATGTAATGCAAGTACCTAAGTTAGAAAAAATTGTTCTTTCTAAAGGAGTTGGTGCTGCAATTGCAGATAAGAAATTAATAGATTATGCTGTAGAAGAGTTGACTAAAATTACTGGTCAAAAAGCAATTTCTACTATGTCTAAAAAGGATGTTGCAGCTTTTAAGTTACGTAAGGGGATGCCAATTGGTGTTAAAGTTACTTTACGTGGTGATAAAATGTATGAGTTTTTAGATAGATTAGTTACAGCTTCTTTACCTCGTGTAAGAGATTTTAACGGTATAAAAGCTAATGGATTTGATGGGAGAGGTAATTACAATTTAGGAATTACTGAACAAATCATCTACCCAGAAATAAATATTGATCAAGTTAAAAAAATCAATGGAATGGATATTACATTTGTAACATCTGCTGCCACTGATAAAGAAGCAAAGTCATTATTAGGAGAATTAGGTTTACCATTCAAAAAAAATTAA
- a CDS encoding DNA-directed RNA polymerase subunit alpha has protein sequence MAILNFQKPDKVIMIESTDFKGRFEFRPLEPGFGLTVGNALRRVLLSSLEGFAITSLRVDGVEHEFSTVPGVVEDVTEIILNLKQVRFKKQIEETDRETVSISVSGQEQFTAGDLQKFISGFQVLNPDLVICNMDKSVKLNAEITIEKGRGFVPAEENKKASAPIGTIFTDSIYTPIKNVKYSIENFRVEQKTDYEKLVFDIDTDGSINPKDALTEAAKILIHHFMLFSDERITLEADEIAQTETYDEESLHMRQLLKTRLIDMDLSVRALNCLKAAEVDTLGDLVSFNKSDLMKFRNFGKKSLTELEELVIVKGLNFGMDLTKYKLDRD, from the coding sequence ATGGCAATATTAAATTTTCAGAAACCCGATAAAGTAATAATGATAGAGTCTACTGATTTTAAAGGTAGATTTGAGTTCAGACCACTAGAGCCAGGATTTGGTTTAACTGTTGGTAATGCTTTAAGAAGAGTACTTTTATCTTCTTTAGAAGGATTTGCAATTACTTCATTAAGAGTTGATGGTGTAGAGCATGAATTTTCTACAGTTCCTGGAGTTGTAGAAGATGTTACAGAAATTATCTTAAACTTAAAACAAGTTCGTTTTAAGAAACAAATTGAAGAAACTGATAGAGAAACTGTTTCTATTTCAGTATCTGGTCAAGAGCAGTTTACCGCTGGAGATTTACAGAAATTCATCTCTGGGTTTCAAGTATTGAATCCAGATTTAGTAATCTGTAACATGGATAAGTCTGTAAAATTAAATGCAGAAATTACGATAGAAAAAGGTAGAGGATTTGTTCCTGCGGAAGAAAATAAAAAAGCTTCAGCACCTATAGGAACAATTTTTACAGATTCTATATACACACCAATTAAGAATGTAAAATATTCAATCGAAAATTTTCGTGTAGAACAGAAAACAGATTATGAAAAATTAGTATTTGATATAGATACTGATGGATCAATTAATCCTAAAGATGCATTAACAGAAGCTGCAAAAATATTAATCCACCACTTTATGTTATTCTCTGATGAGCGTATCACTTTAGAGGCAGATGAAATTGCACAAACTGAAACATATGATGAAGAATCATTACATATGCGTCAATTATTAAAAACTAGATTAATCGACATGGATTTATCTGTTAGAGCTTTAAACTGTTTAAAAGCTGCAGAAGTAGATACATTAGGAGATTTAGTTTCTTTTAACAAGAGTGATTTAATGAAATTCCGTAATTTTGGTAAAAAATCATTAACAGAACTAGAAGAATTAGTTATCGTTAAAGGTTTAAACTTCGGAATGGATTTAACAAAATACAAATTAGATAGAGATTAA
- the rplO gene encoding 50S ribosomal protein L15 has protein sequence MSLNNLTPAEGSIKKGKRIARGEGSGKGGTSTRGHNGQKSRSGYSRKIGFEGGQMPLQRRVPKFGFTNINRKEYQGINLDKLQSLVDSGKITDTVNLDILIANRLAGKNDLVKILGNGELKAKLNITVHKYTATAKSAIEAVGGEAVAL, from the coding sequence ATGAGTTTAAATAATTTAACACCAGCAGAAGGTTCCATTAAAAAAGGAAAAAGAATTGCAAGGGGTGAGGGATCTGGAAAAGGTGGTACTTCTACAAGAGGTCACAATGGTCAAAAATCTCGTTCAGGTTATTCTAGAAAGATTGGTTTTGAAGGAGGGCAAATGCCACTTCAAAGACGTGTACCTAAATTTGGATTTACTAATATTAACCGTAAGGAATATCAGGGAATCAATTTAGATAAGTTACAATCTTTAGTAGATAGCGGAAAGATAACAGATACAGTTAATTTAGATATTTTAATTGCTAATAGATTAGCAGGTAAAAACGACCTAGTTAAAATATTAGGTAATGGAGAATTAAAAGCTAAATTAAATATAACTGTACATAAATATACTGCAACTGCAAAATCAGCTATTGAAGCTGTTGGAGGAGAAGCAGTTGCTTTATAA
- the rpmD gene encoding 50S ribosomal protein L30 has translation MTRIKVTQVKSQIGRLQNQKRTLEALGLRKMNQTVEHDASPTIIGMVNTVKHLVSFEEIK, from the coding sequence ATGACAAGAATTAAAGTTACACAAGTAAAAAGTCAAATCGGGCGTCTTCAGAATCAAAAAAGAACTTTAGAGGCATTAGGTTTACGTAAAATGAACCAAACTGTAGAGCATGACGCAAGTCCTACAATTATCGGTATGGTAAATACAGTTAAACACTTAGTTTCTTTTGAAGAAATTAAATAA
- the rpsH gene encoding 30S ribosomal protein S8, producing MYTDPIADYLTRVRNAIAAGHRVVEIPASNLKKEMTKILFDQGYILSYQFNDDKVQGTVKIALKYDRDTKESVIRKIQRISTPGLRKYVGSTDMPRVLNGLGIAIVSTSKGVMTNKKARQENVGGEVLCYVY from the coding sequence ATGTATACAGATCCAATCGCGGATTATCTTACGAGAGTAAGAAATGCAATCGCTGCAGGACACAGAGTAGTAGAAATTCCAGCTTCAAATTTGAAGAAGGAAATGACTAAAATTTTGTTTGATCAAGGATATATTTTAAGTTACCAGTTCAATGACGATAAAGTTCAAGGGACTGTTAAAATAGCTTTAAAATATGACCGTGACACAAAAGAGTCAGTAATCAGAAAAATTCAACGTATCAGTACGCCGGGTTTACGTAAATATGTTGGTTCTACAGATATGCCAAGAGTATTAAACGGACTTGGAATTGCTATTGTTTCTACATCTAAGGGTGTAATGACAAACAAAAAAGCACGTCAAGAGAATGTTGGAGGAGAAGTTTTATGTTACGTTTATTAA
- the rplQ gene encoding 50S ribosomal protein L17, producing the protein MRHGKKFNHLGRTTSHRKAMLANMACSIIEHKRINTTVAKAKAIRTFIEPLITKSKVDTTHNRRIVFAYLRDKFAVTELFKEISVKVADRPGGYIRIIKLGNRQGDNAPMAMVELVDYNEIYNPKGTKAKKTTRRGRSKKSDSAQVEGTVTEEKSEE; encoded by the coding sequence ATGAGACACGGAAAGAAATTTAATCATTTAGGAAGAACTACATCACACAGAAAAGCGATGTTAGCTAATATGGCTTGTTCTATAATAGAACATAAGCGTATTAACACTACAGTGGCAAAAGCAAAAGCAATTAGAACTTTTATTGAACCATTAATTACAAAATCTAAAGTTGATACAACGCACAACAGACGTATTGTATTTGCTTATTTACGTGATAAATTTGCAGTTACAGAATTATTTAAAGAAATTTCTGTAAAAGTAGCTGATAGACCAGGAGGTTATATTCGTATTATCAAATTAGGAAACCGTCAGGGAGATAATGCTCCAATGGCAATGGTAGAATTAGTTGATTACAACGAAATTTATAATCCTAAAGGTACAAAAGCTAAGAAAACTACGCGTAGAGGAAGAAGCAAAAAATCTGATTCTGCTCAAGTAGAAGGTACTGTAACTGAAGAAAAATCAGAAGAATAA
- the rpsD gene encoding 30S ribosomal protein S4 → MARYTGPKTKIARKFGEAIFGEDKNFEKRNFPPGQHGNARRRGKKSEYATQLMEKQKAKYTYGILERQFSNLFKKAQSAGGITGEVLLQLCESRLDNVVFRMGVSNSRSGARQLVSHRHITVNGEIVNIPSYSLNEGDVVAVREKSKSLQAIDNALASNSNVFEWLTWNEDKKEGSFVKVPERLQIPENIKEQLIVELYSK, encoded by the coding sequence ATGGCAAGATATACAGGACCAAAAACTAAAATTGCTCGTAAATTTGGCGAGGCAATTTTTGGAGAAGACAAAAACTTCGAAAAAAGAAATTTTCCTCCAGGACAGCATGGAAATGCAAGAAGAAGAGGAAAGAAATCTGAATATGCTACTCAATTAATGGAGAAGCAAAAAGCTAAATATACGTATGGTATTTTAGAGCGTCAATTCAGTAATTTATTTAAAAAAGCACAAAGTGCTGGTGGTATTACTGGTGAAGTATTATTACAATTATGTGAATCTCGTTTAGACAATGTTGTTTTTAGAATGGGAGTTTCAAATTCACGTAGTGGAGCACGTCAATTAGTTTCTCACAGACATATTACTGTTAATGGAGAAATCGTTAACATACCTTCTTATAGTTTAAATGAAGGTGATGTAGTTGCTGTTAGAGAGAAATCTAAATCTTTACAAGCTATTGATAATGCTTTGGCATCTAATAGTAATGTTTTTGAATGGTTGACTTGGAATGAAGATAAAAAAGAAGGTTCTTTTGTTAAAGTACCAGAAAGATTACAAATTCCAGAAAATATTAAAGAACAATTAATTGTAGAATTATATTCTAAATAA
- the rpsN gene encoding 30S ribosomal protein S14: protein MAKESMKARERKRARTVAKYAEKRKALKEAGDYDALQKLPKNASPVRMHNRCKLTGRPKGYMRQFGLSRVTFREMANQGLIPGVKKASW, encoded by the coding sequence ATGGCTAAAGAATCAATGAAAGCTCGTGAACGTAAAAGAGCAAGAACAGTTGCAAAATATGCGGAAAAAAGGAAAGCTTTAAAAGAAGCTGGAGATTATGATGCATTGCAAAAATTACCAAAAAATGCTTCACCAGTAAGAATGCATAATAGATGTAAACTTACAGGAAGACCTAAAGGTTATATGCGTCAGTTTGGTTTATCTCGTGTAACGTTCCGTGAAATGGCAAATCAAGGACTAATACCAGGCGTTAAAAAAGCAAGTTGGTAG
- the carA gene encoding glutamine-hydrolyzing carbamoyl-phosphate synthase small subunit, translated as MMYQTRKKALVLLADGTIFYGKSVGIEGTSTGEICFNTGMTGYQEIFTDPSYFGQLMVATNAHIGNYGVNDNEVESDGIKISGLICRNFSFTHSRVDSDGNLKDWFVKHNLVAISDVDTRALVSYIRDNGAMNAIISTDIDNISSLKKQLAEVPSMEGLELASKVSTKEPYFVGDENADIKISALDIGIKKNILRNLVKRGAYVKVFPYNSSFEELEAFNPDGYFISNGPGDPAPLIEAQVVAKEIIKRDYPLFGICLGHQVIALANGISTYKMHNGHRGINHPVKNLLTGKGEITSQNHGFAINREETEAHDNVEITHVHLNDNTVAGVKMKNKNVFSVQYHPEASPGPHDSEYLFDQFLENIKKNKNVNI; from the coding sequence ATGATGTATCAAACCCGAAAAAAAGCCTTAGTTTTATTAGCAGATGGAACTATTTTTTACGGTAAATCTGTTGGAATAGAGGGGACTTCTACAGGAGAAATCTGTTTTAATACCGGTATGACAGGTTATCAAGAGATTTTTACAGACCCTTCATATTTCGGTCAACTAATGGTAGCTACAAATGCTCACATTGGTAATTATGGTGTAAATGATAATGAAGTAGAATCTGATGGGATTAAAATTTCAGGCTTAATTTGTCGAAACTTTAGTTTTACGCATTCTAGAGTAGATTCTGATGGGAATTTAAAGGATTGGTTTGTAAAACATAATTTAGTAGCCATTTCCGATGTTGATACAAGAGCATTAGTTTCTTATATTAGGGATAACGGAGCAATGAATGCAATTATTTCTACAGATATAGATAATATCAGTTCATTAAAAAAGCAATTAGCTGAAGTTCCAAGTATGGAAGGTTTAGAATTAGCTTCAAAAGTATCTACTAAAGAACCTTATTTTGTAGGTGATGAAAATGCTGATATTAAAATATCTGCTTTAGATATTGGTATCAAAAAGAACATATTAAGGAACCTTGTAAAAAGGGGAGCCTACGTAAAAGTTTTTCCTTATAATTCAAGTTTTGAAGAATTAGAAGCATTTAATCCGGATGGATATTTTATCTCTAACGGACCTGGAGATCCAGCACCTTTGATTGAAGCACAAGTTGTAGCAAAAGAAATTATAAAAAGAGATTATCCCTTATTCGGAATTTGTTTAGGACATCAAGTAATCGCTTTAGCAAATGGAATTTCTACTTATAAAATGCATAACGGTCATAGAGGTATAAATCACCCAGTTAAAAACTTACTAACTGGTAAAGGTGAAATAACTTCTCAAAATCACGGTTTTGCTATTAATAGAGAAGAAACTGAAGCACATGATAATGTTGAAATAACCCATGTTCATTTAAATGATAATACGGTTGCAGGTGTTAAAATGAAAAATAAAAATGTTTTTTCTGTACAATATCATCCTGAAGCGAGTCCAGGACCACATGATTCAGAATATCTATTTGACCAGTTTCTAGAAAATATTAAAAAAAATAAAAATGTAAATATCTAA
- the rpsM gene encoding 30S ribosomal protein S13, with the protein MARIAGIDIPKNKRGVIALTYIFGIGSSRAVKVLAEAKVDESIKVQDWTDDQIAAIREQVGSFTIEGELRSEVQLNIKRLMDIGCQRGIRHRLGLPLRGQRTKNNSRTRKGKRKTVANKKK; encoded by the coding sequence ATGGCAAGAATAGCAGGTATTGATATTCCAAAGAATAAAAGAGGGGTTATTGCTTTAACTTACATCTTTGGTATAGGAAGCAGCAGAGCCGTAAAGGTTTTAGCAGAAGCAAAAGTAGATGAGAGCATTAAAGTTCAAGATTGGACAGATGATCAAATCGCAGCAATTAGAGAACAAGTAGGATCTTTCACAATTGAAGGAGAATTACGTTCTGAGGTACAGTTAAACATCAAACGTTTGATGGATATCGGTTGTCAAAGAGGAATTCGTCATAGACTTGGTCTTCCATTAAGGGGGCAAAGAACTAAGAACAACTCTAGAACAAGAAAAGGTAAGAGAAAAACTGTAGCTAACAAGAAAAAATAA
- the rpsE gene encoding 30S ribosomal protein S5 yields the protein MMQGYKNVERVKPSGLELVDRLVGVQRVTKVTKGGRAFGFSAIVVVGDGNGVVGHGLGKSKDVASAIAKAIEDAKKNLVRIPILEATLPHEQKGKFGGAKVFLKPASHGTGVIAGGAVRHVLESVGIHDVLSKSQGSSNPHNVVKATFNALLQLRSAVSIAKQRGVSLEKVFNG from the coding sequence ATTATGCAAGGATATAAAAACGTAGAAAGAGTTAAGCCAAGTGGGTTAGAGCTTGTAGATAGATTAGTAGGAGTACAACGTGTTACTAAGGTTACTAAAGGTGGTAGAGCATTTGGTTTCTCTGCAATTGTAGTAGTTGGAGATGGTAATGGTGTTGTTGGACATGGTTTAGGTAAATCTAAAGATGTAGCGTCTGCAATTGCAAAAGCAATTGAAGATGCAAAGAAAAATTTAGTTAGAATTCCTATTTTGGAAGCAACTTTACCTCATGAACAAAAAGGTAAATTTGGTGGTGCAAAGGTGTTTTTAAAACCTGCATCTCATGGTACAGGGGTTATTGCTGGTGGTGCTGTAAGACATGTCTTAGAGTCAGTTGGTATTCATGATGTATTATCAAAATCTCAGGGTTCATCAAATCCTCATAATGTAGTTAAAGCAACTTTTAATGCTTTATTACAATTACGTAGTGCTGTTTCAATAGCAAAACAAAGAGGAGTTTCTTTAGAAAAAGTATTTAACGGATAA
- the rplR gene encoding 50S ribosomal protein L18: protein MALSKLERRTRIKRRIRKIISGTASKPRLSVYRSNKEIYAQLVDDVNGVTIASVSSRDIKAETKSEAASVVGKTIAEKAVKAGVETIAFDRNGYLYHGRVKVLAEAAREAGLKF, encoded by the coding sequence ATGGCATTATCAAAGCTTGAAAGAAGAACTAGAATTAAGCGTAGAATCAGAAAAATTATTTCTGGTACCGCTTCTAAACCAAGATTATCTGTTTATAGAAGCAATAAAGAGATTTACGCTCAATTAGTAGACGATGTAAACGGAGTAACAATTGCTAGCGTTTCATCAAGAGATATAAAAGCAGAAACTAAATCAGAAGCGGCATCAGTAGTTGGTAAAACAATTGCAGAAAAAGCTGTAAAAGCTGGTGTAGAAACAATAGCTTTCGATAGAAACGGATATTTATATCACGGTAGAGTTAAAGTATTAGCAGAAGCTGCAAGAGAAGCTGGTTTAAAATTTTAA
- the infA gene encoding translation initiation factor IF-1 produces the protein MAKQSAIQQDGTITEALSNAMFRVELENGHIVTAHISGKMRMHYIKLLPGDKVKLEMSPYDLSKARITYRY, from the coding sequence ATGGCTAAGCAATCAGCAATTCAACAAGACGGAACAATTACAGAAGCATTGTCTAATGCTATGTTTCGTGTGGAATTAGAAAATGGACATATTGTTACGGCACACATTTCTGGTAAAATGCGTATGCATTATATCAAATTATTACCTGGAGACAAGGTAAAGTTAGAAATGAGCCCATACGATTTATCAAAGGCAAGAATTACTTACAGATACTAA